The following are from one region of the Aspergillus luchuensis IFO 4308 DNA, chromosome 4, nearly complete sequence genome:
- a CDS encoding putative NAD+ kinase (BUSCO:EOG0926384F;~COG:G;~EggNog:ENOG410PGK0;~InterPro:IPR016064,IPR017437,IPR002504;~PFAM:PF01513;~go_function: GO:0003951 - NAD+ kinase activity [Evidence IEA];~go_process: GO:0006741 - NADP biosynthetic process [Evidence IEA];~go_process: GO:0019674 - NAD metabolic process [Evidence IEA]) translates to MAGEEEPTSHRDHSRGRTDGYSSDTHNQLEVVLQPECSHRRKSSLVMADDPMTRPDLSHADQTTACFVHSLIAGEWGDPTNKVKVLEGVLKGTKDEKTKQEEEAAMEEDDENEIEKEMMQSRHLTKKQLSDMAWNVRKLSKKLDSIKLKLTVKTVFLVTKAGDQSVIGSTREVARWLLSRDRDTQYNVYVEKRLETDPEFGAAEILREEPSAKSRLKYWDHELAAERAHLFDFVVTLGGDGTVLFTSWLFQHVVPPVLSFSLGSLGFLTKFDFNEYQKTLSAAFKDGVVVNLRLRFECTIMRSNPLPKGELGPGGKRDLVEELIGEEGDDTLTHRPDKVLQILNDVVLDRGPNPTMSSIELFGDDEHFTTLLADGVCIATPTGSTAYNLAAGGSLSHPDNPVILVTAICAHTLSFRPIILPDTIVLRMGVPYDARASSWASFDGRERIELHPGDYVTVSASRYPFANVLPRGRRGDDWVHTISKTLNWNSRQRQKSLDPVDEAKRNK, encoded by the exons ATGGCTGGAGAGGAGGAGCCGACATCACACCGCGATCAC AGTCGCGGCAGAACAGATGGATATTCGTCAGATACACATAATCAGCTCGAG GTCGTCCTTCAACCTGAATGCAGCCATCGTCGCAAATCCTCCCTCGTCATGGCAGACGATCCCATGACGAGACCTGATCTTTCGCATGCCGACCAGACGACAGCGTGTTTCGTGCACTCGCTGATAGCAGGGGAATGGGGGGATCCGACGAACAAAGTGAAGGTGTTAGAGGGGGTATTGAAGGGGACGAAGGAcgagaaaacaaaacaagaagaagaagcagcaatggaagaggacgacgaaaatgagatagagaaagaaatgatGCAATCACGACACCTGACGAAGAAGCAGTTATCCGACATGGCGTGGAACGTGCGCAAGCTGTCCAAGAAGCTGGACAGTATCAAGTTGAAACTCACGGTCAAGACGGTATTCCTGGTCACCAAGGCGGGCGATCAATCGGTGATTGGATCGACGAGGGAGGTCGCCAGGTGGCTTCTGTCGAGGGATCGCGATACGCAGTATAACGTGTATGTGGAGAAACGGTTGGAGACGGATCCGGAGTTCGGTGCAGCAGAGATACTGAGGGAGGAACCGTCGGCGAAGAGTCGGCTGAAGTACTGGGACCATGAGCtggcggcggagagggcTCATTTGTTTGATTTCGTGGTCACCCTCGGAGGAGATGGTACTGTGCTGTTTACGAGTTGGCTGTTTCAGCATGTGGTGCCGCCGGTGTTGTCGTTCTCGCTTGGTTCGTTGGGCTTCTTGACCAAGTTTGACTTCAATGAGTATCAGAAGACGCTGTCGGCTGCGTTTAAGGATGGCGTGGTCGTCAATCTACGACTACGGTTTGAGTGCACGATTATGAGAAGTAATCCATTGCCGAAGGGGGAGTTGGGCCCCGGTGGGAAACGGGATTTGGTTGAGGAGTTgattggagaagagggtgatGATACGTTAACGCATAGACCGGACAAGGTGCTTCAGATATTGAATGATGTTGTTCTTGATCGAGGGCCGAATCCTA CTATGTCATCGATTGAGTTGTTCGGCGACGATGAACATTTTACAACGCTGCTTGCTGATGGTGTTTGCATAGCGACACCAACCGGCTCAACTGCGTATAACCTCGCAGCTGGAGGGTCATTGTCTCATCCGGACAACCCTGTTATTCTCGTCACTGCAATTTGCGCCCATACACTCTCCTTCCGGCCTATAATCCTGCCAGATACGATTGTTCTCCGAATGGGAGTACCTTATGATGCCAGGGCGAGCTCATGGGCCAGCTTTGATGGCCGGGAGAG GATCGAATTACACCCAGGCGATTATGTGACGGTTTCCGCATCGCGATATCCATTCGCGAATGTTCTACCCCGTGGTCGACGTGGAGACGACTGGGTGCACACTATTTCCAAGACACTGAATTGGAACTCTAGACAGAGGCAAAAGAGCCTCGACCCGGTGGATGAAGCAAAGCGCAATAAATAG
- a CDS encoding putative ssDNA binding protein Ssb3 (COG:S;~EggNog:ENOG410PS0V;~InterPro:IPR012340,IPR013970;~PFAM:PF08661;~go_component: GO:0005634 - nucleus [Evidence IEA];~go_function: GO:0003677 - DNA binding [Evidence IEA];~go_process: GO:0006260 - DNA replication [Evidence IEA];~go_process: GO:0006281 - DNA repair [Evidence IEA];~go_process: GO:0006310 - DNA recombination [Evidence IEA]) gives MSLQTPRILPSHLHAFHPSSTGPRTSHTVRILGTVTALRGDTATMTCGNHGDVTLILKPDSHLQMGKLVEIIGKVADLDNGSGVGIRVLGSTDWGSPADCDYKIYEHVVNATYKLKPIFYDE, from the exons ATGTCCCTCCAAACCCCCcgcatcctcccctcccacctccacgccttccacccctcctccaccggccCACGTACCTCGCATACCGTCCGCATTCTAGGAACAGTGACTGCTCTACGCGGCGACACGGCGACCATGACGTGCGGCAACCACGGCGATGTGACGCTCATCTTGAAGCCCGATTCGCATTTGCAGATGGGAAAGTTGGTGGAGATTATTGGCAAGGTCGCTGATTTGGATAATGGGAGT GGTGTCGGTATTAGAGTCCTAGGCAGTACGGATTGGGGGAGTCCGGCGGATTGTG ATTACAAGATCTATGAGCATGTTGTCAATGCTACGTATAAGCTTAAGCCTATCTTCTATGATGAGTAG
- a CDS encoding microfibrillar-associated 1 family protein (COG:Z;~EggNog:ENOG410PJ08;~InterPro:IPR033194,IPR009730;~PFAM:PF06991), with protein MPPPLPSSHRGMTANPVRPSRYRPGKAIAEEPSSSEEEDEEEAEAKKEAERQRQQERRRLEQQRRQAPKASSFPAGAAKIARGVKDVKIEEEEADEDEEGFVTEDEEEDEAKPAKAAAPVAGDRVAAAAAPARTATVKEESEEEEEEEGDEEEESSEEESSSEDEAPRRVLLRPTFIKKDKRNNAPAQTQNGQAATGTVVDSSAETEERRKQRQEKADALIREQLEKDAIARSEANRAWDDDELEVGEEGAIDDTDGKDPEAEYAAWKLRELKRIKREREAIEAAEKEREEVERRRNLTAEERDREDREYLAKQEEEKEATRGQAGYMQRYFHKGAFFSEDMEREGLAQRNIMGAKFADDVSRETLPQYMQIRDMTKLGKKGRTRYRDLKSEDTGRFGEGFQNRSRNRDGGAPIGITDERFMPDRDRDGRPKGPTGANASAVRERRRSRSRSRSPRRERRDRSADRYRPDTSSRRKRSPSPYEDREKRRRVSVSPER; from the coding sequence ATGccacctcccctcccctcctcccatcgCGGCATGACCGCAAACCCCGTCCGACCAAGCAGATACCGACCCGGCAAAGCCATCGCGGAGGAGCCCTCATCatcggaagaagaggacgaagaggaagcagaagccaagaaggaagccgagagacagagacagcAGGAGCGACGCAGACTCGAACAACAGCGACGACAAGCTCCCAAGGCGAGCTCGTTTCCTGCGGGCGCGGCGAAGATCGCTCGGGGTGTTAAGGATGTGAagattgaggaggaagaagcggatgaggatgaggaggggtttgtgacggaggatgaggaggaagacgaggccAAGCCTGCGAAGGCGGCTGCTCCTGTTGCTGGCGACAGGGtggccgctgctgctgcgccggCGCGGACGGCTACGGTGAAAGAGGaatcggaagaagaagaggaggaggaaggggatgaagaggaagagagttCTGAAGAAGAGAGCAGTTCCGAAGACGAGGCACCGCGCAGAGTGCTGTTACGACCTACATTCATTAAGAAAGACAAGCGCAACAACGCCCCCGCTCAAACACAGAACGGCCAAGCTGCGACAGGTACAGTGGTGGATAGCTCAGCCGAGACAGAGGAGCGTCGGAAACAGCGACAGGAGAAAGCCGACGCTTTGATTCGAGAACAACTAGAGAAGGACGCCATTGCTCGGAGCGAGGCGAATCGGGCGTGGGATGACGACGAGCTCGAAGtgggcgaagaaggcgcgATTGATGATACAGACGGAAAGGATCCAGAGGCGGAGTACGCGGCGTGGAAGCTCCGAGAACTGAAGCGCATCAAGCGCGAGCGTGAAGCCATCGAggctgcggagaaggagcgcGAAGAGGTCGAACGGCGCAGGAATCTCACTGCTGAGGAGCGCGATCGCGAAGATCGCGAATACCTCGccaagcaggaggaagagaaggaggctaCTCGAGGCCAGGCCGGATACATGCAGCGGTACTTCCATAAGGGAGCGTTTTTTAGCGAAGACATGGAGCGCGAGGGACTGGCACAGAGGAATATCATGGGTGCGAAGTTTGCGGACGATGTCTCGCGGGAGACTCTACCTCAGTACATGCAGATCCGTGATATGACGAAGCTTGGAAAGAAGGGACGCACGCGCTATAGGGATTTGAAATCAGAGGACACAGGTCGCTTTGGCGAAGGGTTCCAGAACAGATCTCGGAATCGCGATGGTGGAGCCCCTATAGGCATTACCGACGAGCGATTCATGCCTGACCGTGATCGTGATGGTAGACCCAAGGGACCTACTGGGGCTAATGCCTCTGCTGTGCGCGAGAGACGGAGATCTAGATCGCGATCACGCTCGCCGCGACGAGAGCGTCGCGATCGTTCAGCAGATCGGTATAGGCCTGATACGAGCAGTCGCAGGAAACGGAGCCCGTCGCCTTATGAAGATCGGGAGAAACGGAGGCGGGTGAGTGTTTCGCCCGAACGGTAA
- the TRS31 gene encoding trafficking protein particle complex subunit 5 (BUSCO:EOG09263ZW6;~COG:U;~EggNog:ENOG410PMWX;~InterPro:IPR024096,IPR007194,IPR016696;~PFAM:PF04051;~go_component: GO:0030008 - TRAPP complex [Evidence IEA];~go_process: GO:0048193 - Golgi vesicle transport [Evidence IEA]), with the protein MAQPARHAAMLSISNSGPNLPVAAAADRQQPAQHIHTQSQSSQGLRVPSNRKTIYDRHLNRSRNAELSRASFAFLFAEMVTYAQRRVTGIQDLERRLNEQGYPLGLRLLDLLFYRTMSSSTSSALSSSSSTSSSPPNRPLRILPLLHLIHGPLWRLLFNRPADALEHSVSPETPNEYMITDNDPLVNTYISVPKEMSMLNCAAFVAGIIEGVCDGCGFEAKVTAHNQPTEMWPGRTIFLLRFGESVMEREKVLERAGVK; encoded by the exons ATGGCGCAACCCGCCCGCCACGCCGCAATGCTATCCATTAGCAACAGCGGTCCCAACCTCCccgtggcagcagcagcagacagaCAACAACCAGCACAACACATCCACACGCAATCCCAATCAAGCCAGGGTCTGCGCGTCCCGTCAAACCGCAAAACCATCTACGATAGACACCTGAACCGCAGCCGCAATGCGGAGCTCAGCCGGGCTAGCTTCGCCTTTCTGTTCGCCGAGATGGTGACTTACGCCCAGAGACGAGTAACGGGAATTCAGGATTTAGAACGCCG ATTGAACGAACAAGGCTACCCCCTAGGTCTCCGactcctcgacctcctcttctACCGCACCATGTCCAGTTCCACATCCTCCGCTCtatccagctcttcctcgacttcttcctcccctcccaatcGTCCCCTCcgcatcctccccctccttcatctcatccacgGCCCTCTCTGGCGCCTCCTGTTTAATCGTCCCGCCGATGCCCTCGAGCACTCTGTCTCCCCCGAGACGCCTAATGAATATATGATCACCGATAATGATCCCCTCGTTAATACGTATATCAGCGTGCCGAAGGAAATGAGCATGCTTAATTGCGCGGCCTTCGTGGCGGGGATTATTGAGGGCGTTTGCGATGGGTGTGGATTCGAGGCGAAGGTCACCGCTCATAATCAGCCTACGGAGATGTGGCCCGGCAGGACGATATTCTTGTTGCGTTTCGGGGAGAGTGTTATGGAGCGGGAGAAGGTTTTGGAGAGGGCCGGcgttaaataa
- the SMD2 gene encoding mRNA splicing protein SMD2 (BUSCO:EOG09265IT6;~COG:A;~EggNog:ENOG410PNRK;~InterPro:IPR027248,IPR010920,IPR001163;~PFAM:PF01423;~go_component: GO:0030532 - small nuclear ribonucleoprotein complex [Evidence IEA];~go_process: GO:0008380 - RNA splicing [Evidence IEA]), with product MSTDPKIQDLLNKPKSELTEYEVSLVEEHELTAGPLSLLQTATRTHTQVLISCRNNRKLLARVKAFDRHCNMVLENVKEMWTEKPKGGNGKGVNKDRFISKMFLRGDSVILVLLS from the exons ATGTCGACCGATCCTAAGATCCA GGACCTGCTCAACAAGCCTAAGAGCGAGCTCAC TGAATACGAGGTTTCCCTCGTTGAGGAACATGAGCTCACTGCCGGTCCTTTGTCTCTTCTCCAAACCGCTACGCGCACACACACCCAGGTCCTGATCTCCTGCCGGAACAACCGCAAGCTCCTCGCCCGTGTCAAGGCCTTTGACCGCCACTGCAACATGGTCCTGGAGAACGTCAAGGAGATGTGGAccgagaagcccaagggTGGTAACGGCAAGGGTGTCAACAAGGACCGCTTCATCAGCAAGAT GTTCCTCCGTGGTGActccgtcatcctcgtcctgcTCAGCTGA
- a CDS encoding putative GATA transcription factor (Ams2) (COG:K;~EggNog:ENOG410PIZD;~InterPro:IPR000679,IPR042403;~go_function: GO:0008270 - zinc ion binding [Evidence IEA];~go_function: GO:0043565 - sequence-specific DNA binding [Evidence IEA];~go_process: GO:0006355 - regulation of transcription, DNA-templated [Evidence IEA]), giving the protein MDSQDGISVRPMRLKVLYTFDDANKTNCLARWPHLLDIQTAALDEKTQIGVIELKTCIQAIVSASPELVAKLGQDYTVYAYDYSEYETPLVGQGMLSWVLASSSPTPDAPAHQSETMVTGRVCKNVLGLFSKGAQETLEVRLRLVPVPTVMQSEYLDSMQRYRELSNVIPHDFDAQAWTNFLRQNPGLLAHRPQQPDRTASPVDHAGIERFHRLLSEGSTPRELPSIAANGSVRSVSPSQSVLGHGSRMSTPGFQPSAQQQDQIQERSHSELIRPTSSASMRESDLPMHARYASRRGSMQSGYGSGDESSEQQPRKRAKLYRADWPGKSDLNIERQPSSLRVAASTAASVRIHRPTPVNPSIAAAQSSNEEPVRPPTPISHANELPRRARPRPSLLRESSMQSTPQYTSPYSAADDHPGDHNTQSPEESRYQGIFEPSFNMPSSPPVLDCGFPNRSSPVLPPMATDPDSGFMSGGMDDLLDEDIGTPLEDCTRSNDVTRGKRSVRPAVPASSPVGPMNHDAYPASDALPDQTAKDKVSAVPRAPASAAGSRPSSRAGIRQTPKPLAPAPMSQSELEQLMSAIPASDPVMPTHVHVPNTQSWNGPMSDFSVAETPAPPPPTEDGKVRSGAGARRVRQVQARLAQCIRDGQAPPYCENCGSIETPTWRRAWSKEIDGTEEEAIDLVKDSAMLFWQAVDRDDQEKVTKFKIYKKSLVDTDKDFVQVLLCNPCGLWLHKFKCMRPENKWNNKSGNNKRKRPPRNRKGGGPLSGNPPSARNRVRAEAGKPDASSPGVSDASSPPVDDGTTPRGDNENNENNENEPSSVQDNDDVQELPAKRRRANSLEPRKSTDTAGSRWHENDPVEALRAAIQSSPARNLEHRNASAAGENALTPKSVRRVLFPNSHNEGGPLRALGDSTLNSPRRSPRVNSGSDKRSDDKENQTSADLNDLFESPEFDFDLPTSPTPRRRNPRPSVLGEKRHSLPGDSPSRTRKGLGSDATPTRVTAQRLQRIQSSPGPASRHSKTPKQSRTQGLGLPALADDAFSTDAFSGIDNMIVDIFSDAPSANADALFALDANKGNWPDWIPSDYVSPTGTDGEPAGEDSQDLINALLSDPDLQKNPQFDIFNYVDNNVLDSGFFSSDALNADSLALGVKEKASEEAAKDKEPQTTNDA; this is encoded by the exons ATGGACTCTCAGGACGGGATTTCCGTCCGGCCTATGAGGC TGAAGGTGCTTTACACATTCGACGATGCCAACAAGACAAATTGTCTGGCCCGATGGCCCCATCTTCTCGACATCCAGACTGCTGCCCTCGATGAGAAGACCCAAATTGGGGTCATCGAATTGAAGACCTGCATTCAAGCCATTGTTTCGGCAAG TCCGGAACTAGTTGCCAAACTTGGACAGGATTACACGGTGTACGCCTACGACTACTCCGAATATGAGACGCCCCTCGTCGGACAAGGGATGCTATCATGGGTGTTGGCTTCGTCTTCCCCGACTCCCGATGCACCAGCACATCAGTCGGAAACTATGGTCACCGGTCGTGTCTGCAAGAATGTTCTAGGGTTATTTTCGAAAGGTGCACAGGAAACATTGGAGGTCAGATTGCGATTAGTTCCTGTTCCCACAGTCATGCAGAGCGAGTACCTGGACAGCATGCAGAGATATCGCGAACTGAGCAACGTCATTCCCCACGACTTTGACGCACAGGCCTGGACGAATTTCCTTCGCCAAAACCCCGGTCTGCTGGCCCATCGTCCTCAACAGCCCGACCGGACGGCATCGCCTGTGGACCATGCCGGAATTGAGCGGTTCCATCGCCTACTGAGTGAAGGCTCCACGCCAAGGGAGCTGCCTTCGATTGCCGCCAATGGGTCTGTTCGCTCGGTGTCGCCCTCACAGTCTGTGCTTGGTCATGGAAGCAGGATGTCCACCCCTGGCTTCCAGCCATCCGCGCAGCAGCAAGACCAAATCCAGGAAAGATCTCACAGCGAACTTATTCGGCCGACATCGAGTGCTTCGATGCGCGAGTCTGATCTCCCGATGCATGCGAGATATGCCAGCCGCAGAGGATCCATGCAGTCCGGCTACGGTAGTGGTGATGAATCATCGGAACAGCAACCTCGGAAAAGAGCCAAGTTGTATCGTGCGGATTGGCCCGGCAAGTCAGACTTGAACATTGAAAGGCAACCCAGCTCCCTTCGAGTGGCCGCAAGCACTGCGGCGTCCGTGCGTATCCATCGCCCTACCCCCGTCAATCCTTCAATCGCTGCTGCTCAGAGCTCAAATGAGGAGCCTGTTCGCCCGCCAACTCCGATTTCTCATGCGAATGAACTGCCTCGCCGAGCACGCCCACGGCCCAGCCTCTTGCGTGAGTCGTCAATGCAGAGCACTCCTCAGTACACATCACCATACTCTGCGGCCGATGATCATCCAGGTGACCACAACACCCAGTCGCCGGAAGAGTCTCGCTACCAAGGCATCTTCGAACCTTCATTCAATATGCCGTCTTCGCCTCCCGTTCTCGACTGCGGCTTTCCGAACCGCTCCAGCCCAGTTCTCCCGCCTATGGCCACTGACCCGGATTCAGGCTTCATGAGCGGGGGCATGGACGATCTCCTGGATGAGGATATTGGTACGCCGCTGGAGGACTGCACGAGATCCAATGATGTAACTCGAGGCAAACGAAGTGTGCGTCCTGCTGTGCCAGCGAGCTCACCTGTTGGGCCCATGAACCATGATGCTTATCCCGCCAGCGATGCCCTACCGGATCAGACCGCTAAGGACAAGGTATCTGCGGTTCCTCGTGCCCCAGCTAGTGCTGCGGGGTCGCGGCCATCGTCTCGTGCCGGTATCAGACAAACTCCCAAGCCCCTCGCGCCAGCTCCCATGTCGCAAAGCGAATTGGAACAGCTGATGAGTGCTATCCCGGCGAGTGATCCGGTAATGCCTACCCATGTGCATGTGCCCAACACACAATCCTGGAATGGACCGATGAGTGACTTTTCAGTCGCGGAAACACCcgcacctccaccccctacTGAGGACGGCAAGGTTCGCAGTGGCGCTGGTGCGAGACGAGTGCGGCAGGTTCAAGCACGTCTTGCCCAGTGCATTCGGGACGGACAGGCTCCTCCTTATTGTGAAAACTGCGGCTCGATTGAAACCCCTACCTGGCGTAGGGCATGGTCCAAGGAGATCGATGGtaccgaagaagaggccaTTGATCTCGTCAAAGATTCTGCTATGTTGTTCTGGCAAGCCGTGGATCGCGATGATCAAGAAAAGGTCACCAAATTCAAGATCTACAAGAAGAGCCTAGTGGATACTGATAAGGACTTTGTTCAAGTCCTACTCTGCAATC CCTGTGGTCTTTGGCTTCATAAGTTCAAGTGCATGCGTCCAGAAAACAAGTGGAACAACAAGTCCGGCAACAACAAGAGGAAGCGCCCTCCCAGGAACCGCAAGGGCGGCGGTCCGCTGTCCGGTAACCCTCCATCGGCGAGGAACCGCGTCAGAGCTGAGGCCGGAAAGCCCGATGCCTCTTCGCCCGGCGTATCTGATGCATCCTCACCTCCAGTGGATGATGGCACTACTCCCCGCGGTGATAACGAGAACAATGAAAACAACGAGAACGAGCCGAGCAGTGTGCaggacaatgatgatgtccAGGAGCTGCCAGCCAAGCGACGCCGCGCAAACAGCCTGGAACCGCGCAAATCGACCGATACTGCGGGAAGCCGTTGGCACGAGAATGATCCGGTGGAAGCCCTCCGAGCAGCgatccagtccagtccagctAGAAACCTTGAGCACCGCAATGCTTCTGCTGCGGGTGAGAATGCTCTTACTCCTAAGTCTGTGAGAAGAGTGCTTTTTCCTAATTCGCACAATGAGGGCGGGCCTTTGCGAGCTTTAGGTGACTCCACCTTGAACAGCCCCCGGCGGAGCCCTCGTGTCAATAGCGGATCGGACAAGCGATCTGACGACAAGGAAAATCAGACTTCTGCTGACCTGAACGACCTCTTCGAGAGTCCCGAGTTTGACTTTGACCTGCCCACCAGCCCCACTCCTCGGCGTCGCAACCCGCGCCCCAGCGTTCTCGGCGAGAAGCGGCACTCCCTTCCCGGCGATTCGCCTTCGCGGACCCGGAAGGGACTCGGCAGCGATGCGACGCCCACCAGGGTCACCGCGCAAAGACTTCAGCGGATCCAGAGCAGCCCGGGGCCGGCATCGCGCCACAGCAAAACGCCCAAGCAGTCACGCACGCAGGGCCTTGGGCTTCCCGCTTTGGCAGATGATGCTTTCAGCACGGACGCGTTTAGCGGGATAGACAACATGATTGTGGATATCTTCTCGGACGCACCTTCTGCCAATGCTGACGCACTTTTCGCACTCGATGCGAACAAGGGCAATTGGCCTGACTGGATCCCTTCGGACTATGTGTCTCCCACGGGAACTGACGGCGAGCCAGCTGGTGAAGACTCTCAGGATCTCATCAATGCGCTGCTGTCTGATCCGGACCTCCAAAAGAACCCCCAATTCGATATTTTCAACTACGTTGACAACAACGTCCTGGACTCTGGCTTCTTCAGTTCCGACGCACTCAACGCCGACAGCTTGGCCCTGGGCGTGAAAGAGAAGGCgtctgaagaagcagccaaggacaaggaaccCCAGACTACCAATGATGCTTAA